A region from the Selenomonadales bacterium genome encodes:
- a CDS encoding HD-GYP domain-containing protein, protein MRRVPITSLKPGMCVARPVYGSAGQALLQRNVMLTHRYISQLRSLGVPFLYIEDSLMDGFRVEDVITDETRAGAVHRVRNLVAAMETPNPLSYVLMRSKEVARTVDTIVEELLRQRELMVNLTDIRLEDDYLFGHSVNVCVLALITGISCGLTKEQLSHLGIGAIMLDVGMSVVPQTILRKPALLTPQEFEAVKTHTTAGYEILEALPQARDVAHEHHERYDGSGYPYGKKGSQIQLHAQIVSICDVYDAVTAARVHRPAFPPHEALELIAGSGNQSFSLDLIAKFLENVAAYPTGSIVKFSDNRVGIVVDTPKGFYKYPRVRMLYDEQGQPYRVPQEVNTSEHPTLVVSRILSEAEFSLYRRALID, encoded by the coding sequence ATGCGCAGAGTACCTATCACTTCCCTCAAACCTGGCATGTGCGTGGCGCGTCCGGTTTACGGCAGCGCCGGACAAGCTTTGCTGCAGCGCAATGTGATGTTGACACACCGCTACATATCGCAACTTCGGAGTCTAGGAGTGCCGTTTCTCTACATTGAAGACAGCCTCATGGACGGTTTTCGCGTGGAAGACGTCATCACCGACGAGACGCGCGCCGGCGCCGTGCACAGAGTGCGCAACTTAGTAGCTGCAATGGAGACGCCAAACCCACTTTCTTACGTGTTAATGCGCTCTAAGGAAGTGGCGCGCACGGTGGACACCATTGTCGAGGAACTGCTGCGCCAACGCGAGCTTATGGTCAACCTGACCGACATACGCCTAGAGGACGATTATCTTTTCGGCCACTCCGTGAATGTATGTGTGCTGGCACTGATTACCGGCATTAGCTGCGGGCTGACCAAAGAGCAGTTAAGCCACCTCGGGATTGGGGCCATAATGCTTGATGTCGGTATGAGTGTAGTCCCACAAACTATTCTGCGCAAACCTGCCTTGCTCACCCCACAGGAGTTTGAGGCCGTCAAGACGCATACCACGGCAGGTTATGAGATACTGGAAGCCCTGCCGCAAGCCAGAGATGTAGCCCACGAGCACCACGAGCGCTACGACGGTTCAGGCTACCCATACGGAAAAAAGGGCAGCCAAATTCAGCTGCACGCACAAATAGTATCTATCTGCGACGTTTACGACGCGGTAACGGCAGCGAGAGTACACCGCCCCGCCTTCCCACCGCATGAAGCGTTAGAGCTAATCGCTGGTTCCGGCAACCAAAGCTTCTCGCTCGACCTAATCGCCAAGTTTCTCGAAAACGTGGCTGCCTATCCTACGGGTTCCATCGTCAAGTTTTCGGATAACCGCGTCGGCATTGTCGTAGACACGCCCAAAGGGTTCTATAAGTACCCACGCGTCAGAATGCTCTATGACGAACAAGGGCAGCCCTACCGCGTGCCGCAGGAAGTAAACACGTCGGAACATCCTACGCTAGTCGTAAGCCGCATCTTGTCGGAAGCAGAGTTTTCTCTCTACCGCCGCGCACTTATTGACTGA
- a CDS encoding N-acetylmuramoyl-L-alanine amidase, producing MHKHIAFWLAFMVLTVFVSSAWAATPSVVNVNQLNLRSGPGQAFRVLSTLARNTELVVVGLSGEWRQVVTATGNSGWVFGPHLAEDSRFVAKERTAVVSVARLNVRQGPGTGYPVIAVAERGQSLQVRGDVGVWLKVQSPSFLGYVHSDFVTEQAAPPAAPDAASVPLARVTASALNLRSGAGTESSIIARLPQGTLVAVLAPGAWSQVMLENGTIGFVSETYIARVEGQATARVDANAVNQRRGPGTSFPVMTTHPAGQVVALGGREGDWVRVSSSVGEGFILGSLLSFGFLSPEVPTRETPVRQDLVGFRVAIDAGHGGTDPGAIGVNGLRESDVNLRMALKLRTLLQEAGAEVFMTRTADVRPSLDERIAVAHDNRADIFVSIHNNAHPLTEVSGTQTFFGITPSSFRLGQAVHRRLVALGLTDRGVHSANFRVLQSTMVPAILTETAFLSNRGDAALLADENFINRAVEAHFEGIREFLLARRSPGS from the coding sequence ATGCATAAACACATCGCATTTTGGCTAGCTTTCATGGTGTTGACGGTCTTTGTGTCTTCGGCATGGGCAGCCACCCCAAGCGTAGTCAATGTCAACCAGCTAAACCTGCGCAGTGGCCCGGGCCAAGCCTTTAGGGTGCTATCCACCTTGGCGCGGAACACCGAACTGGTAGTAGTTGGTTTGTCGGGTGAGTGGCGGCAGGTAGTTACCGCAACCGGCAATAGCGGATGGGTGTTCGGGCCCCATCTTGCGGAGGACTCGCGGTTCGTAGCCAAAGAGAGAACTGCTGTTGTCAGCGTAGCGAGGCTCAATGTCCGGCAGGGGCCGGGAACGGGTTATCCTGTAATTGCGGTGGCCGAGCGCGGGCAGTCGCTTCAGGTTAGAGGCGACGTAGGTGTGTGGCTCAAAGTACAGTCGCCAAGCTTTCTAGGCTATGTGCATAGCGACTTTGTCACGGAACAAGCCGCTCCGCCAGCTGCGCCGGATGCGGCGAGCGTACCGTTAGCGCGTGTGACCGCAAGCGCACTAAACCTGCGCTCCGGTGCTGGCACAGAGTCTTCGATAATTGCACGCCTCCCCCAGGGAACCCTAGTAGCCGTACTGGCGCCTGGCGCATGGTCACAGGTTATGCTTGAGAACGGCACGATAGGGTTTGTGTCAGAGACCTACATCGCACGGGTCGAGGGTCAAGCGACTGCGCGCGTGGATGCTAACGCCGTGAATCAACGGCGCGGCCCTGGCACAAGTTTTCCGGTCATGACTACTCACCCTGCCGGACAAGTTGTGGCGCTTGGCGGCCGCGAAGGTGATTGGGTGCGCGTGTCGTCTTCAGTCGGTGAGGGGTTCATTTTGGGTAGCCTGCTGTCTTTTGGCTTCTTGAGCCCGGAAGTCCCCACGCGCGAGACACCTGTTAGGCAGGACTTAGTAGGGTTTAGGGTAGCCATTGACGCCGGACACGGCGGTACAGACCCCGGCGCTATCGGTGTCAACGGTCTTAGGGAGAGCGACGTAAACTTAAGAATGGCACTTAAGCTGCGTACCCTGCTACAGGAGGCCGGAGCCGAAGTGTTTATGACGAGAACGGCTGACGTTCGCCCATCGCTTGACGAGCGCATTGCGGTAGCCCACGACAATCGGGCAGATATTTTTGTGAGCATTCACAACAACGCTCATCCACTAACCGAGGTTTCCGGAACGCAGACGTTCTTTGGCATCACTCCGAGTAGCTTCCGGCTTGGACAAGCCGTCCATCGCCGCCTTGTTGCCTTGGGCCTTACCGACAGAGGTGTGCACTCCGCTAACTTCAGGGTTCTGCAGTCGACCATGGTGCCTGCTATCCTCACCGAGACAGCGTTCTTGTCTAACCGGGGAGACGCGGCCTTGCTCGCTGACGAAAACTTTATTAACCGCGCCGTAGAGGCGCACTTCGAAGGGATTCGCGAGTTTCTGCTCGCACGGCGCTCTCCGGGGTCGTAG